Proteins from one Lachnospiraceae bacterium KGMB03038 genomic window:
- a CDS encoding peptidoglycan-binding protein, producing the protein MNAVNPLLSGSQEIGKLQVSVTSQDTSYPIPDATISISYTGVPDSTLEQLSTDSSGQTPTIDLAAPPLEYSLNEDNEQQPYAEYTIQADAPGYESVSVAGAEILPAVTALQNIRMRPLRPASPQEEVFVIPAHTLYGSYPAKIPESEIKPVTETGEIVLSRVVVPEYIVVHDGSPRDSTAKDYYVKYKDYIKNVASSEIYATWPAETIRANILAIMSFTLNRVYTEWYRNMGYDFTITSSTAFDHKWIPERNIYDTISVITDELFASYLSRPNVRQPILTQYCDGRQVQCPGWMTQWGSKSLGDQGYRAIEILRSFYGEDMYINTAEAISGIPASWPGYNLEIGSTGDKVRQMQEEINVIHEGYPAIPQVTPDGIYGPATEAAVEKIQSVFGLPVTGIVDYKTWYKISEVYVGVSRIAELN; encoded by the coding sequence ATGAATGCAGTCAATCCCCTTTTATCCGGTTCTCAGGAAATCGGAAAGCTTCAGGTCAGTGTCACATCCCAGGACACATCCTATCCGATCCCGGACGCTACCATCTCCATTTCTTATACCGGAGTTCCGGACAGCACATTGGAGCAGCTTTCCACAGATTCTTCCGGACAGACGCCGACCATCGATCTGGCCGCTCCGCCTCTGGAATACAGCCTGAATGAAGACAATGAACAGCAGCCTTACGCGGAATATACCATACAAGCAGACGCTCCAGGCTATGAATCTGTAAGTGTGGCCGGCGCCGAGATCCTGCCTGCCGTCACCGCCCTCCAAAACATCCGTATGCGGCCCCTGCGGCCCGCCAGTCCACAGGAGGAAGTATTTGTCATTCCCGCACATACATTATATGGATCCTATCCCGCGAAAATACCGGAAAGCGAGATCAAACCGGTCACAGAAACCGGAGAGATCGTCCTAAGCCGTGTCGTGGTTCCGGAATATATCGTAGTCCATGACGGAAGCCCAAGAGATTCTACCGCCAAGGACTATTATGTCAAATATAAAGATTACATCAAAAATGTAGCCTCCAGCGAAATCTACGCCACCTGGCCCGCGGAAACGATCCGGGCAAATATCCTGGCCATCATGTCTTTCACCTTGAACCGTGTTTACACCGAATGGTACCGGAATATGGGCTATGATTTTACGATTACCTCTTCTACCGCTTTCGACCACAAATGGATCCCGGAGCGAAACATTTACGACACAATTTCCGTGATCACAGACGAATTATTCGCCTCTTACCTTTCCCGGCCCAATGTGCGCCAGCCAATCCTCACCCAATACTGCGACGGCAGGCAGGTGCAGTGTCCGGGCTGGATGACTCAATGGGGGAGCAAATCCCTGGGGGACCAGGGCTACCGCGCCATCGAGATCTTACGCTCCTTCTACGGAGAAGACATGTACATCAACACTGCGGAAGCCATTTCCGGCATCCCCGCCTCCTGGCCCGGCTACAATCTGGAGATCGGTTCCACCGGTGATAAGGTCCGCCAGATGCAGGAAGAGATCAACGTGATCCACGAAGGATATCCAGCTATCCCTCAAGTCACCCCGGACGGCATCTACGGGCCGGCTACCGAGGCGGCTGTAGAGAAGATCCAGTCTGTCTTCGGCCTTCCTGTCACCGGGATCGTCGATTACAAGACCTGGTATAAAATTTCGGAAGTCTATGTGGGCGTCTCCAGGATTGCGGAACTAAACTGA
- a CDS encoding 1-deoxy-D-xylulose-5-phosphate reductoisomerase, whose translation MKKIAILGSTGSIGTQTLEVVRENQDIEVLALAAGDNIIRLEQQIREFHPCLAAVWSEEKAKELRIRTADLQVEIVSGMKGLIQVSVLEEVEILVTAIVGMIGLRPTIEAIKAGKNIALANKETMVTAGHIIMPLAREHQVSILPVDSEHSAIFQSLQGNEKKAVKKLLLTASGGPFRGKVQEELLDVTVEDALRHPNWSMGRKITIDSATMVNKGLEVIEAKWLFGVDVDQIQVVVQPQSVIHSMVEYVDGAVIAQLGTPDMKLPIQYALYYPQRRHLPGDRVDFWNLGHLDFEKPDLDTFYGLALAYEAGKEGGTLPTVFNAANELAVKKFLLKEIKFLEIIEIIEDCMRAHKNRPNPNLDEILEAEAATYERIESRR comes from the coding sequence ATGAAAAAAATAGCGATATTAGGCTCTACCGGCTCTATCGGGACCCAGACTCTGGAAGTGGTCCGGGAGAATCAGGATATTGAGGTGCTCGCTCTCGCGGCGGGAGATAATATTATCCGGCTGGAACAGCAGATAAGGGAATTCCATCCCTGTCTGGCGGCGGTCTGGAGCGAAGAGAAGGCGAAAGAACTTCGGATCAGAACGGCAGACCTCCAAGTAGAGATTGTCTCCGGCATGAAGGGGCTGATCCAGGTATCAGTCCTTGAGGAAGTGGAGATACTAGTGACAGCTATCGTAGGAATGATCGGTCTTCGTCCTACGATAGAAGCCATCAAGGCAGGGAAAAATATTGCCCTTGCGAACAAGGAGACGATGGTGACAGCCGGGCATATCATCATGCCTTTGGCGAGAGAGCATCAGGTGTCGATCCTGCCGGTGGACAGTGAGCACAGCGCGATCTTCCAGTCCCTTCAGGGAAACGAAAAGAAAGCGGTAAAGAAGCTCCTATTAACGGCTTCTGGCGGTCCCTTCCGCGGAAAAGTCCAGGAAGAACTGCTGGATGTTACGGTGGAAGATGCCCTGCGGCATCCCAATTGGTCTATGGGAAGAAAGATTACGATCGATTCGGCAACCATGGTAAATAAAGGTCTGGAAGTGATCGAGGCAAAATGGCTGTTTGGTGTGGATGTGGACCAGATCCAGGTGGTGGTCCAGCCCCAGAGCGTGATCCATTCGATGGTAGAGTATGTGGACGGGGCGGTGATCGCTCAGCTTGGAACGCCGGATATGAAACTGCCCATCCAGTATGCGCTGTATTATCCGCAGCGCCGGCATCTGCCGGGGGATCGGGTGGATTTTTGGAATCTGGGGCATCTGGATTTTGAGAAACCGGATCTGGACACCTTCTACGGCCTTGCCTTGGCCTATGAGGCGGGAAAAGAAGGAGGCACCCTTCCCACAGTATTTAACGCGGCAAATGAGCTGGCGGTCAAGAAATTCCTTCTAAAGGAGATTAAATTCTTGGAGATCATTGAGATCATCGAGGATTGTATGAGAGCACATAAGAATCGTCCAAATCCAAACCTGGATGAGATACTTGAGGCGGAGGCGGCTACTTATGAACGGATCGAAAGCAGGAGGTAA
- a CDS encoding prepilin peptidase, whose amino-acid sequence MEYIFYQAVFNLIFCCLLGAAAWEDLKRRRIPHGLGAGVACLGIWKVFWEAGDVSGLAEGLADSLGGVCFGMGVFLVILLIRPGAFGGGDVKLLAAGGVYLGVERTAVAFGLSILLAGGYCLIAGKLRKERGRQIAFAPFLGAGMALSCFFGEMLWKWYIG is encoded by the coding sequence ATGGAGTATATTTTTTATCAGGCAGTTTTCAATCTGATCTTCTGCTGTCTGCTGGGCGCGGCGGCATGGGAGGATCTGAAAAGGCGCAGGATTCCTCATGGTCTTGGGGCGGGGGTGGCTTGTCTTGGAATCTGGAAGGTCTTCTGGGAGGCAGGAGATGTGTCCGGGCTGGCGGAAGGGTTGGCCGATAGCCTGGGCGGAGTTTGCTTTGGTATGGGAGTGTTCCTGGTGATCCTTTTGATCCGGCCGGGTGCGTTTGGCGGAGGAGACGTGAAACTCTTGGCGGCGGGAGGTGTTTATCTTGGCGTGGAACGGACGGCGGTCGCTTTTGGGCTGAGTATCCTCCTGGCAGGCGGTTATTGTCTGATAGCAGGAAAACTGAGAAAAGAGAGGGGCAGGCAGATTGCTTTCGCCCCATTTCTGGGGGCTGGGATGGCTCTGTCTTGTTTCTTTGGAGAAATGCTGTGGAAATGGTATATAGGGTAA
- the carB gene encoding carbamoyl-phosphate synthase large subunit gives MPKNKEIKKVLVIGSGPIVIGQAAEFDYAGTQACRSLKEEGLEVVLLNSNPATIMTDKDIADRVYIEPLTVEVVEQLILKEKPDSVLPTLGGQAALNLAMELEENGFLKRNHVRLIGTTAETIKKAEDRLEFKTTMEKIGEPCAASLVVESVEEGVKFAEKIGYPVVLRPAYTLGGSGGGIAHSRPELMEILENGLRLSRVGQVLVERCIAGWKEIEYEVMRDGNGNCITVCNMENIDPVGVHTGDSIVVAPSQTLGDKEYQMLRTSALNIISELNITGGCNVQYALHPDTFEYCVIEVNPRVSRSSALASKATGYPIAKVAAKIALGYTLDEIQNAVTKKTYASFEPMLDYCVVKIPRLPFDKFISAKRTLSTQMKATGEVMSICDNFEGALMKAIRSLEQHVDSLMSYDFSHLDREELLEELAVVDDRRIWKIAEAIRQGISYEEIHEVTKIDLWFIDKIAILVEMEQKLQNSPLNMEILKEAKRMEFPDSVIAKLTGNTERQIHDMRHEYGIRAVYKMVDTCAAEFAAETPYYYSVYGSENEVEETRDKKKVLVLGSGPIRIGQGIEFDFCSVHCTWAFAKEGYETIIVNNNPETVSTDFDIADKLYFEPLTAEDVESIVDLEKPDGAVVQFGGQTAIKLTEALMKMGVPILGTSAEDVDAAEDRELFDQILEKCGIPRPTGGTVYTAEEAKEVANRLGYPVLVRPSYVLGGQGMQIAINDHDIDEFIGIINRIAQDHPILVDKYLQGKEIEVDAVCDGEDIVIPGIMEHIERAGIHSGDSISVYPAKSISERTKEIIEDYTWKLAKSLHVIGLINIQFIVCGEDVYVIEVNPRSSRTVPYISKVTGIPIVPLAAKVIMGQKLKDMGYTPGLQKEADYFAVKMPVFSFEKIHDADISLGPEMKSTGECLGIAKTFDEALYKAFLGAGIKLPKYKNMILTVRDEDKPEAVEIGRRFTDIGYRIFATKGTADALKAAGVKANTVSKIEQESPNLMDLILGHKIDLVIDTPPQGAERARDGFIIRRSAIETGVNVLTAIDTAEALITSLENTDIKKLTLIDIAKI, from the coding sequence ATGCCTAAGAATAAAGAGATCAAAAAGGTTTTGGTGATCGGTTCAGGCCCGATCGTCATCGGCCAGGCGGCGGAATTCGACTATGCGGGAACTCAGGCCTGCCGCTCCCTGAAGGAAGAAGGATTGGAAGTGGTGCTTTTAAACTCCAATCCGGCGACGATCATGACGGACAAGGATATTGCGGACCGGGTATATATAGAGCCTCTGACGGTGGAGGTGGTGGAGCAGCTTATTTTGAAAGAAAAGCCAGACAGCGTGCTTCCTACCCTGGGCGGCCAGGCGGCGCTGAATCTGGCCATGGAGCTGGAGGAAAACGGATTCCTTAAGCGGAACCATGTGCGCCTCATCGGAACCACCGCCGAGACAATCAAGAAGGCGGAGGACCGGCTGGAATTTAAGACCACAATGGAAAAGATCGGAGAGCCGTGCGCGGCCTCGCTGGTAGTAGAAAGCGTGGAAGAAGGAGTAAAATTCGCTGAGAAGATCGGCTATCCGGTAGTCCTGCGGCCTGCTTACACGCTGGGGGGAAGCGGCGGCGGCATCGCCCACAGCCGGCCGGAACTGATGGAGATCCTGGAGAACGGCCTCCGGCTGTCCCGTGTGGGGCAGGTGCTGGTGGAACGCTGTATCGCCGGGTGGAAAGAGATTGAATACGAGGTCATGCGGGATGGAAATGGGAACTGCATTACCGTTTGTAATATGGAAAACATCGATCCGGTAGGAGTACATACCGGAGACAGTATTGTAGTAGCGCCGTCCCAGACGCTGGGCGACAAAGAATATCAGATGCTGCGGACTTCTGCCTTGAATATCATCAGCGAGCTGAACATCACAGGAGGCTGCAACGTCCAGTACGCCCTCCATCCGGATACATTTGAATACTGTGTGATCGAGGTAAATCCCCGTGTCAGCCGGTCTTCCGCGCTGGCGTCCAAGGCTACGGGATACCCCATTGCCAAGGTGGCGGCCAAGATCGCGCTGGGATACACCTTGGATGAGATTCAAAACGCGGTGACCAAGAAGACCTACGCAAGCTTTGAGCCTATGCTGGACTACTGTGTGGTAAAGATCCCGCGCCTTCCTTTTGACAAATTTATCAGCGCCAAACGGACATTGAGTACCCAGATGAAGGCCACCGGAGAAGTGATGAGCATCTGTGACAATTTCGAGGGGGCCCTGATGAAGGCGATCCGGTCTTTGGAGCAGCATGTAGACAGCCTTATGTCCTACGATTTCTCCCATCTGGATCGGGAGGAGCTTCTGGAAGAGCTGGCAGTGGTGGACGACCGGCGGATCTGGAAGATCGCGGAAGCCATACGCCAGGGGATCTCTTACGAAGAGATCCATGAGGTGACGAAGATCGACCTTTGGTTTATCGATAAGATCGCGATCCTGGTGGAAATGGAGCAGAAGCTCCAGAACAGCCCGCTGAATATGGAAATATTAAAAGAAGCCAAGCGGATGGAATTCCCGGACAGCGTGATCGCCAAACTGACGGGCAATACCGAGCGGCAGATCCATGATATGCGCCATGAATACGGCATCCGGGCGGTTTATAAAATGGTAGATACCTGCGCGGCAGAGTTTGCGGCGGAGACACCGTATTATTATTCTGTGTACGGCAGTGAAAATGAGGTGGAAGAGACCAGAGACAAGAAGAAAGTGCTGGTGCTGGGATCAGGCCCGATCCGCATTGGCCAGGGCATTGAGTTTGATTTCTGCTCTGTCCACTGTACCTGGGCGTTTGCCAAAGAAGGCTACGAGACCATCATTGTAAATAATAATCCGGAGACGGTAAGTACGGATTTTGACATTGCGGATAAACTGTATTTTGAGCCGCTGACGGCGGAAGACGTGGAAAGTATCGTAGATCTGGAGAAGCCGGACGGGGCGGTAGTGCAGTTTGGCGGACAGACAGCCATCAAACTGACAGAGGCCCTGATGAAGATGGGGGTTCCCATCCTGGGAACATCAGCGGAAGATGTGGATGCGGCGGAGGACCGGGAACTGTTCGACCAGATTCTGGAAAAATGCGGGATCCCAAGACCTACCGGAGGAACCGTGTATACTGCGGAGGAAGCCAAGGAAGTAGCCAACCGTTTGGGCTATCCGGTGCTGGTAAGGCCCTCCTACGTGCTGGGCGGCCAGGGAATGCAGATCGCCATCAACGATCACGATATTGACGAGTTTATCGGGATCATCAACCGGATCGCCCAAGATCATCCCATCCTGGTGGATAAATACTTGCAGGGAAAAGAGATCGAGGTGGATGCGGTCTGCGATGGAGAAGACATTGTAATTCCTGGAATCATGGAGCATATCGAGCGTGCGGGCATCCATTCTGGGGACAGCATATCAGTATACCCGGCTAAAAGCATTTCCGAAAGGACGAAGGAAATCATTGAAGATTATACCTGGAAGCTGGCCAAATCCCTTCATGTGATCGGCCTGATCAATATCCAGTTCATCGTGTGCGGGGAAGATGTGTATGTGATCGAAGTAAATCCCCGGTCCAGCCGTACCGTTCCTTATATCAGCAAAGTAACCGGGATTCCCATTGTACCGCTGGCGGCCAAGGTCATTATGGGGCAGAAGCTAAAAGACATGGGATATACGCCGGGACTTCAGAAAGAAGCGGATTATTTCGCGGTCAAAATGCCGGTGTTCTCCTTCGAGAAGATCCATGACGCCGATATCAGCCTGGGACCGGAGATGAAATCCACCGGCGAGTGTTTGGGCATTGCCAAAACCTTTGATGAGGCGCTGTACAAAGCGTTCTTGGGAGCCGGGATCAAGCTCCCCAAATATAAGAATATGATCCTGACGGTGCGGGATGAGGATAAGCCAGAAGCGGTAGAAATCGGGCGCAGATTCACAGATATCGGCTACCGGATCTTCGCCACTAAGGGAACAGCGGACGCCTTGAAGGCGGCAGGGGTAAAAGCCAACACGGTAAGCAAGATCGAACAGGAGTCCCCTAACCTGATGGATTTGATCCTGGGACATAAGATCGACCTGGTCATCGACACGCCGCCCCAGGGAGCTGAGCGGGCCAGAGACGGATTCATCATCCGCAGGAGCGCCATCGAGACCGGCGTCAACGTACTGACCGCCATCGACACCGCCGAGGCGCTGATCACAAGTCTGGAAAATACAGATATCAAGAAATTGACATTGATCGACATAGCGAAGATTTGA
- a CDS encoding phosphatidate cytidylyltransferase has product MFKTRLLSGIVLVIVLIGTVGYGGNLLFGLLAVVSLIGMSELYKVVGVQKKILGFAGYLAAVAYYAVLYTKDMEHMTMVFILSLILVMGIYVFAFPEFKAEQVMTVFFGLFYVAVMLSYIYQTRMLPEGDVVVWLIFLSSWGCDTCAYCVGMLIGKHKMAPRLSPKKSIEGGIGGVLGAALLGALFTLAMNHWGGEDVNAAHYALICGIGGIISQVGDLAASAIKRNHDIKDYGKLIPGHGGILDRFDSVIFTAPVIYYLATALGGTI; this is encoded by the coding sequence ATGTTTAAGACAAGACTGTTAAGCGGGATCGTTCTGGTGATCGTTTTGATCGGGACGGTGGGATATGGCGGCAATCTGTTGTTCGGACTGCTTGCGGTGGTGAGTCTGATCGGAATGTCAGAGCTGTACAAAGTGGTGGGAGTCCAGAAGAAAATCCTGGGATTTGCCGGATATCTTGCGGCGGTCGCGTATTACGCGGTGCTGTATACCAAAGATATGGAGCACATGACGATGGTGTTTATCCTTTCCCTGATCCTGGTAATGGGCATCTACGTCTTTGCCTTTCCGGAATTTAAGGCGGAACAGGTGATGACGGTATTCTTCGGACTGTTCTATGTGGCGGTCATGCTCTCCTATATTTACCAGACCCGGATGCTGCCGGAGGGAGATGTGGTGGTATGGCTGATCTTCTTGAGTTCCTGGGGCTGCGATACCTGCGCGTACTGTGTGGGAATGCTGATCGGGAAACACAAGATGGCGCCGAGACTAAGCCCTAAGAAATCGATCGAAGGCGGGATTGGCGGCGTACTTGGGGCGGCTCTTCTGGGAGCGCTTTTTACCCTGGCTATGAACCATTGGGGAGGCGAGGACGTAAACGCTGCGCACTATGCGCTTATCTGCGGCATCGGCGGCATCATTTCTCAGGTGGGAGACTTGGCGGCTTCCGCGATCAAACGCAATCATGATATCAAAGATTACGGCAAGCTGATCCCAGGACATGGAGGTATCCTGGACCGGTTCGACAGCGTGATCTTTACGGCGCCTGTGATCTATTATCTGGCAACGGCGCTGGGGGGAACGATTTAG
- a CDS encoding ribosome recycling factor, which yields MNERLKIYEEKMTKTLANLDGELAAIRAGRANPNVLNKIMVDYYGTPTPIQQVANVSVPEARMIQIQPWEKNMVKVIEKAIQTSDLGINPTNDGSTVRLVFPELTEERRKELVKDVKKKGEAAKVAVRNIRRDGNDMLKKLKGSEISEDEIKDMEDELQKTTDRFIKDVDKAVEVKSKEVMTV from the coding sequence ATGAATGAACGGCTGAAAATCTACGAAGAAAAGATGACAAAGACGCTGGCCAACCTGGACGGAGAGCTGGCGGCTATCCGGGCAGGACGGGCGAATCCCAACGTGCTCAATAAGATCATGGTTGATTACTATGGAACGCCGACACCGATTCAGCAGGTGGCCAACGTTTCCGTTCCGGAAGCGCGGATGATCCAGATCCAGCCATGGGAGAAGAATATGGTGAAAGTGATCGAGAAAGCGATCCAGACATCGGATCTTGGGATCAACCCGACCAATGACGGTTCTACCGTACGGCTGGTTTTCCCAGAGCTTACAGAGGAACGCAGAAAAGAACTGGTAAAAGATGTCAAGAAAAAGGGCGAGGCGGCCAAGGTGGCGGTGCGCAATATCCGCCGGGATGGCAATGATATGCTGAAAAAGCTGAAAGGCTCCGAGATTTCAGAGGATGAGATCAAGGATATGGAAGATGAACTGCAGAAGACTACAGACCGGTTTATCAAGGATGTAGATAAGGCTGTGGAAGTAAAATCCAAAGAGGTCATGACCGTATAA
- a CDS encoding carbamoyl phosphate synthase small subunit — translation MKAFLILEDGTVFTGTSIGSQREVISEIVFNTSMTGYLEVLTDPSYAGQAVVMTYPLIGNYGVTPDMESKKAWPDGYIVRELSRMPSNFRCEGSIQEFLEKQDVPGIAGIDTRALTKILREKGTMNGMITTNKAYDLEEILPKLKAYQVGDVVSKVTCGERSVYEGNGPKVALMDFGAKNNIIRSLHQRGCQVTVYPADTAAEDIIQTDPDGIMLSNGPGDPETCVSIIQEIKKLYDTNIPIFAICLGHQLMALANGGRTYKLKYGHRGGNHPVKDLSNGRVYISAQNHGYAVDASTLDPAVAQEAFVNVNDGTNEGLSYAGKRIFTVQFHPEACPGPQDSGYLFDRFMDMVKGV, via the coding sequence ATGAAAGCATTTCTTATCTTGGAAGACGGCACGGTCTTCACCGGAACCAGTATAGGGTCTCAGCGGGAAGTGATCAGCGAGATTGTATTTAACACCTCAATGACGGGGTATCTGGAAGTGCTCACAGATCCTTCTTACGCGGGACAAGCGGTGGTGATGACTTATCCGTTGATTGGCAATTACGGAGTTACGCCGGATATGGAATCGAAAAAGGCGTGGCCGGATGGATATATTGTCCGGGAATTGTCCCGGATGCCCAGTAATTTCCGCTGTGAGGGAAGCATCCAGGAATTCCTGGAGAAGCAGGATGTTCCGGGAATCGCCGGAATCGATACACGGGCGCTGACGAAGATCCTTCGGGAGAAGGGAACGATGAACGGCATGATCACCACCAACAAGGCCTACGATCTGGAAGAGATCCTTCCCAAATTGAAGGCGTATCAGGTTGGAGATGTGGTTTCCAAAGTGACCTGCGGCGAGCGTTCCGTTTATGAAGGAAACGGCCCGAAAGTCGCGCTGATGGACTTTGGCGCCAAGAACAATATCATCCGATCTTTACATCAAAGAGGCTGCCAGGTAACGGTCTATCCCGCGGATACGGCGGCTGAAGATATCATCCAAACCGATCCGGACGGAATCATGCTGTCAAATGGACCAGGAGATCCGGAAACCTGTGTCTCTATCATCCAGGAAATCAAGAAACTGTACGATACCAATATTCCTATTTTCGCTATCTGCCTGGGACATCAGCTTATGGCGCTGGCCAATGGAGGCAGGACCTACAAACTAAAATACGGGCACCGGGGAGGCAATCATCCGGTGAAGGATCTAAGCAATGGGAGAGTGTACATCTCTGCCCAGAACCATGGATACGCGGTAGACGCGTCCACTCTGGACCCGGCGGTGGCGCAGGAAGCTTTTGTAAATGTCAACGATGGAACAAACGAAGGGCTTTCCTATGCAGGGAAACGGATCTTTACCGTGCAGTTCCATCCGGAGGCATGTCCGGGGCCTCAGGACTCAGGATACCTGTTTGACCGGTTTATGGATATGGTGAAAGGAGTTTAG
- the rseP gene encoding RIP metalloprotease RseP, whose amino-acid sequence MGIILAILLFSFIIFFHELGHFVLAKKNGVEVDEFAIGMGPALFSKEYKGTWYSIRIFPIGGFCAMGEDDEATDSPNNFNNKSVWARILVIAAGPIFNFILAFIFSVILVWMTGYDAPIVGSVEEGYPAAEAGIQEGDEIVRMGDKKINIFREITFYNQYHQGEETEITYIHDGEEKTVTLTPKLDEELGYYRFGIGSSPSQQATVLTSLQYGVYEVKFWICTTIDSLKMLVTGQVGFDQLSGPVGIVDVVDDSYQQAKTYGGYAVVAQLLYLAVLLSANLGVMNLLPLPALDGGRLVFLVIEAVRGKRVPPEKEGYVHLVGIVLLMALMVFVMYNDIRRIFF is encoded by the coding sequence TTGGGTATTATATTGGCGATATTGCTCTTTAGTTTTATTATCTTTTTTCATGAGCTGGGACATTTTGTCCTGGCTAAAAAAAATGGAGTCGAGGTGGATGAGTTTGCGATCGGAATGGGTCCGGCGCTGTTCTCAAAAGAATACAAAGGAACCTGGTATTCTATCAGGATTTTTCCTATCGGCGGATTCTGCGCCATGGGAGAGGACGACGAGGCCACTGATTCTCCCAATAATTTTAATAACAAATCTGTCTGGGCCAGGATCTTGGTCATTGCGGCCGGCCCGATCTTCAATTTTATTCTAGCCTTTATTTTTTCCGTGATCCTGGTATGGATGACCGGATATGATGCCCCGATCGTAGGCAGTGTGGAAGAGGGGTATCCGGCGGCGGAAGCCGGGATCCAGGAAGGAGATGAGATTGTGCGGATGGGTGACAAGAAGATCAATATCTTCCGTGAGATCACCTTCTACAATCAGTATCATCAGGGGGAAGAGACGGAAATTACCTACATTCACGATGGAGAGGAGAAAACCGTCACATTGACGCCGAAGCTGGATGAAGAACTGGGATATTACCGGTTTGGAATCGGTTCTTCGCCGTCTCAGCAAGCTACGGTATTGACCTCTCTGCAATATGGAGTCTATGAAGTAAAATTCTGGATCTGTACGACGATAGATTCCTTGAAAATGCTGGTAACTGGCCAGGTTGGATTTGATCAGCTGTCCGGGCCGGTGGGGATTGTAGACGTGGTAGACGACAGCTACCAGCAGGCTAAGACATATGGCGGATACGCGGTGGTGGCTCAGCTTCTTTACCTGGCGGTGCTTCTGTCAGCGAATCTGGGAGTCATGAATCTGCTGCCCCTTCCAGCGCTGGATGGGGGAAGGCTTGTCTTCCTGGTGATCGAGGCGGTCCGTGGAAAACGTGTGCCTCCAGAGAAGGAAGGCTATGTCCATCTGGTGGGGATCGTGCTGCTGATGGCGCTGATGGTATTTGTTATGTATAATGATATCCGCAGGATTTTCTTCTAA
- a CDS encoding isoprenyl transferase, translating to MNMPRHIAIILDGNGRWAKAKGMPRNYGHAQGSKNVERICEEAYRMGIKYLTVYAFSTENWNRPKDEVNALMKLLRNYMKTCLKTAEKNDMKIRVIGDITRLDEDIRSRIQELEEATKNNGGLNFQIAINYGSRDEIKRAVRRIAQDCRDGKIQAEEIDEELIERYLDTHDIPDPDLLIRTSGEQRLSNYLLWQLAYTEFYFTDVPWPDFTKEELIRAVEQYNSRDRRYGGVKEEQDV from the coding sequence ATGAATATGCCGCGGCATATCGCGATTATTTTGGACGGAAACGGCCGATGGGCGAAGGCGAAGGGGATGCCCCGCAATTACGGCCACGCCCAGGGAAGTAAGAATGTAGAGCGGATCTGTGAGGAAGCTTATCGGATGGGGATCAAGTATCTGACGGTATACGCGTTTTCCACGGAAAATTGGAACAGACCCAAGGATGAAGTAAACGCGCTGATGAAACTTCTCCGCAATTATATGAAAACCTGTTTGAAAACAGCGGAGAAAAATGATATGAAGATCCGTGTGATCGGAGATATCACCCGGCTGGATGAGGATATCCGCAGCCGGATCCAGGAGCTTGAGGAAGCTACGAAGAATAATGGGGGATTGAATTTTCAGATCGCCATTAATTATGGCAGCAGGGACGAGATCAAAAGAGCGGTGCGCAGGATCGCCCAAGACTGCCGGGATGGGAAGATCCAGGCAGAGGAGATTGACGAGGAACTGATTGAAAGATATCTGGATACCCATGATATTCCAGATCCGGATCTGTTGATCCGGACCAGCGGAGAACAGAGACTTTCCAATTATCTGTTGTGGCAGCTGGCTTATACGGAATTTTATTTTACCGATGTGCCCTGGCCGGATTTTACCAAAGAGGAACTGATCCGGGCAGTGGAGCAGTATAACTCCAGAGATAGAAGATATGGCGGAGTGAAGGAGGAACAGGATGTTTAA